In one window of Halomarina pelagica DNA:
- a CDS encoding DUF7123 family protein produces the protein MAELSEEDQRILDYLRDSVSQGESYFRAKRIADSIGLTAKQVGARLPRLADSSDDIEIEKWGRARSTTWRVTLG, from the coding sequence ATGGCCGAGTTGAGCGAGGAGGACCAGCGCATCCTCGACTACCTGCGTGACAGCGTCTCCCAGGGAGAGAGTTACTTCCGGGCGAAGCGCATCGCCGACAGCATCGGTCTGACGGCGAAGCAGGTCGGCGCTCGGCTCCCGCGTCTCGCCGACTCGAGCGACGACATCGAGATCGAGAAGTGGGGGCGAGCGCGGTCGACGACCTGGCGCGTCACCCTGGGATAG
- a CDS encoding DUF7525 family protein gives MTETASATDMELGLALVFGLIGLGGAVVMYAAAVGENQVLSAWGFAAAMLAGALAIAALHVYDRP, from the coding sequence ATGACAGAGACGGCGTCGGCGACGGACATGGAACTCGGGCTCGCGCTTGTGTTCGGGCTGATCGGGCTGGGCGGCGCGGTCGTGATGTACGCGGCCGCGGTCGGCGAGAACCAGGTGCTCTCCGCGTGGGGCTTCGCGGCGGCGATGCTCGCCGGCGCGCTCGCCATCGCCGCGCTGCACGTCTACGACAGGCCCTGA
- a CDS encoding zinc-dependent alcohol dehydrogenase family protein, translating into MRAAVLYEYGEPLVIEDVPRPDPEPHGVVVEVEACGVCRSDWHAWMGHGEWADDRVPRGQVLGHEPAGTVVAVGERVAEVREGDRVALPFNLGDGTCPFCRNGHGNVCPNGLGLGFHPDAPGAFAEQVHLPWADYNAMPLPGDLDARDVAALGCRFMTAFHALVHRVSLAPGDWVAVHGCGGVGLSAVHVADALGVRVVAVDVRESALDRATDLGADETVDARDADVPEAVRAITDGGAHVSLDALGRAETCRNSVACLRRRGEHVQIGLTTDEERGEVSLPTDRMAMDELSFHGSRGMPPTRYDELLGLLSSGDVDPGRLVSRHVALEAVPERLAAMTAYETEGVEVVTSF; encoded by the coding sequence ATGCGCGCAGCAGTCCTCTACGAGTACGGCGAACCGCTGGTCATCGAAGACGTACCGCGGCCGGACCCGGAACCGCACGGCGTCGTCGTCGAGGTCGAGGCCTGCGGCGTCTGTCGGAGCGACTGGCACGCCTGGATGGGCCACGGCGAGTGGGCCGACGACCGCGTTCCGCGCGGACAGGTGCTCGGGCACGAACCCGCCGGTACCGTCGTCGCGGTCGGCGAGCGGGTCGCCGAGGTCCGCGAGGGCGACCGCGTCGCGCTCCCGTTCAACCTGGGCGACGGCACCTGTCCGTTCTGCCGGAACGGCCACGGGAACGTCTGTCCGAACGGTCTCGGCCTCGGGTTTCACCCCGACGCGCCGGGCGCGTTCGCGGAGCAGGTCCACCTCCCGTGGGCCGACTACAACGCCATGCCCCTCCCCGGCGACCTCGACGCTCGCGACGTTGCGGCGCTCGGTTGCCGGTTCATGACCGCGTTCCACGCGCTGGTCCACCGCGTCTCCCTCGCGCCGGGCGACTGGGTGGCGGTCCACGGCTGCGGCGGCGTCGGCCTCTCGGCCGTCCACGTGGCCGACGCGCTCGGCGTTCGCGTCGTCGCGGTCGACGTGCGCGAGTCGGCGCTGGACCGCGCGACCGACCTCGGCGCGGACGAGACGGTGGACGCGCGGGACGCGGACGTCCCCGAGGCGGTGCGGGCGATCACCGACGGCGGCGCGCACGTCTCGCTCGACGCGCTCGGCCGGGCCGAGACGTGCCGGAACTCGGTCGCGTGCCTCCGGCGGCGCGGCGAACACGTCCAGATCGGACTCACGACCGACGAAGAGCGCGGCGAGGTCTCGCTCCCGACCGACCGGATGGCGATGGACGAACTGTCGTTTCACGGCTCGCGGGGGATGCCGCCGACGCGGTACGACGAACTCCTCGGCCTCCTCTCGTCGGGCGACGTCGACCCGGGGCGACTGGTGAGCCGCCACGTCGCGCTCGAGGCGGTGCCGGAGCGACTTGCGGCCATGACGGCGTACGAGACGGAGGGCGTCGAGGTGGTGACCTCGTTCTGA
- a CDS encoding cysteine hydrolase family protein: protein MTDALLVIDMLNDFVTGEIAAERAERIVPTLERLLPAARDHGVPVVYANDAHLPEDFELAVWGEHAMKGTEGAEVIGALAPEKGDHVFEKRTYDAFYGTGLDEHLRSLGVDRLVLTGLHTNMCVRHASASAFFRGYDLVVPVDAVDAFTETDHRRGLAYLEEVYGATVTTADDLVAEWEAADARAETEAAE, encoded by the coding sequence ATGACCGACGCGCTACTCGTGATCGACATGTTGAACGACTTCGTGACCGGCGAGATCGCCGCCGAGCGGGCCGAGCGGATCGTCCCGACGCTCGAACGGCTGCTCCCGGCCGCGCGCGACCACGGCGTCCCGGTCGTCTACGCGAACGACGCCCACCTGCCGGAGGACTTCGAACTCGCCGTCTGGGGCGAGCACGCGATGAAGGGAACCGAGGGAGCGGAGGTGATCGGCGCGCTCGCCCCGGAGAAGGGCGACCACGTGTTCGAGAAGCGGACCTACGACGCCTTCTACGGGACGGGCCTCGACGAGCACCTGCGTAGCCTGGGCGTCGATCGGCTCGTCCTGACCGGCCTCCACACGAACATGTGCGTCCGCCACGCGTCCGCCAGCGCGTTCTTCCGGGGGTACGACCTCGTCGTTCCCGTCGACGCCGTCGACGCGTTCACCGAAACCGACCACCGCCGCGGGCTGGCCTACCTCGAGGAGGTCTACGGAGCCACCGTCACCACCGCGGACGACCTCGTCGCGGAGTGGGAGGCGGCCGACGCTCGGGCGGAGACCGAAGCCGCGGAGTGA
- a CDS encoding YbhB/YbcL family Raf kinase inhibitor-like protein: MTALSLTSPAFEDGGRIPDEYGYRAENVNPPLEVDGIPDGTESLAIVMDDPDAMEPAGKVWDHWIVWNVPPDATSIPQDWRATDAVEGRNDYDEVGYGGPNPPDREHAYRFDCYALDTTLDLPAGSTKADVEAAIEGHVIERARLIGRYAP, encoded by the coding sequence ATGACGGCGCTGTCACTCACGAGTCCGGCGTTCGAGGACGGCGGACGCATCCCCGACGAGTACGGCTATCGGGCGGAGAACGTCAATCCGCCGCTCGAGGTCGACGGGATCCCCGACGGGACGGAGTCGCTCGCCATCGTGATGGACGATCCCGACGCGATGGAGCCGGCGGGAAAGGTGTGGGACCACTGGATCGTCTGGAACGTTCCGCCGGACGCGACGTCCATCCCCCAGGACTGGCGGGCGACCGACGCGGTCGAGGGGCGAAACGACTACGACGAGGTCGGATACGGCGGTCCGAACCCGCCCGACCGGGAGCACGCCTACCGGTTCGACTGCTACGCGCTCGACACGACGCTCGACCTCCCGGCGGGGAGCACGAAGGCGGACGTCGAGGCGGCCATCGAGGGCCACGTCATCGAACGGGCGCGGCTGATCGGGCGGTACGCGCCGTAG
- a CDS encoding NmrA/HSCARG family protein — translation MKRILVAGATGSQGGGVVDHLLSGEYGKYEVYGLTRDAHGEAARELSARGVNVVEGDMRDGVTMGMLAEGMDGVYCVTTFFEDGVAAEIEQGETLATAAAAAGVPHFVFSSVAGADRDTGLKHFESKYAIERHLRELDLPATVVRPVYFMQNFERMRGEIVDGRLALPLEVGTRLDLVDVNDVGRLVATAFADPDRFVGASIDLAGDARTLSELAAAFAAALDRDVTAVHLDRGEYRMVAGDELADMYAWFDEHGYGIDVDALVAEYGFVPRTFEEYLDASDRWTSTARSPA, via the coding sequence ATGAAACGGATTCTGGTTGCGGGAGCGACGGGCTCCCAGGGAGGGGGCGTCGTCGATCACCTGCTCTCCGGGGAGTACGGCAAGTACGAGGTGTACGGGCTGACCCGGGACGCACACGGCGAGGCGGCGCGCGAACTGTCGGCCCGGGGCGTCAACGTCGTCGAGGGCGACATGCGCGACGGCGTGACGATGGGTATGCTGGCGGAGGGGATGGACGGCGTCTACTGCGTGACGACGTTCTTCGAGGACGGGGTCGCCGCCGAGATCGAACAGGGCGAGACGCTCGCGACCGCGGCGGCCGCGGCCGGCGTCCCGCACTTCGTGTTCAGTTCGGTCGCCGGCGCGGACCGCGACACGGGCCTGAAGCACTTCGAGTCGAAGTACGCGATCGAGCGACACCTGCGCGAACTCGACCTCCCGGCGACGGTCGTCCGGCCGGTGTACTTCATGCAGAACTTCGAGCGCATGCGCGGGGAGATCGTCGACGGTCGACTCGCGCTCCCGCTCGAGGTAGGGACGCGCCTCGACCTCGTCGACGTGAACGACGTGGGGCGGCTCGTCGCGACCGCGTTCGCCGACCCCGACCGGTTCGTCGGCGCGTCGATCGACCTCGCGGGCGACGCCCGGACGCTCTCGGAACTGGCCGCGGCGTTCGCGGCGGCTCTCGATCGCGACGTGACCGCGGTCCACCTCGACCGCGGGGAGTACCGGATGGTCGCCGGCGACGAACTCGCGGACATGTACGCCTGGTTCGACGAGCACGGCTACGGCATCGACGTGGACGCGCTCGTCGCCGAGTACGGGTTCGTCCCGCGCACGTTCGAGGAGTACCTCGACGCGAGCGACCGCTGGACCTCGACGGCGCGGTCGCCCGCGTGA
- a CDS encoding DUF2797 domain-containing protein, protein MQVVGYQRPDLALLVTSDAASGAVEPIPLLPDERLEYGLGSRHCAGALTADGHVPCSNPTAPYCEAHASTWVCARCTGTCLKDEMDCYREHAVYLAAFAPATFKVGVTRLERLETRLREQGADRAAHVHTVSNGRIARELEAEIARSITDRVRVPEKVAGLHRAVDEAAWEALLDGFDVVDRFAFDYGLALDDQPLPETMATGTVVGTKGRLLVLERAGGTYAVDARDLVGYELREGASERELQSSLSRF, encoded by the coding sequence GTGCAGGTCGTCGGTTACCAGCGTCCGGACCTCGCCCTCCTCGTGACGAGCGACGCGGCTTCGGGGGCGGTCGAGCCGATCCCGCTCCTCCCCGACGAGCGACTCGAGTACGGCCTCGGGTCGCGTCACTGTGCCGGCGCGCTCACCGCCGACGGCCACGTGCCGTGCTCGAATCCGACCGCACCGTACTGCGAGGCGCACGCCTCCACGTGGGTCTGCGCGCGCTGCACCGGGACGTGTCTGAAGGACGAGATGGACTGCTATCGGGAGCACGCCGTCTATCTCGCGGCGTTCGCGCCCGCGACGTTCAAGGTGGGCGTCACCCGGCTCGAACGCCTCGAGACGCGGCTGCGCGAACAGGGGGCCGATCGCGCGGCGCACGTCCACACCGTCTCGAACGGGCGCATCGCGCGCGAACTCGAGGCCGAGATCGCGCGGTCGATCACCGACCGGGTGCGCGTCCCGGAGAAGGTCGCCGGACTCCACCGGGCGGTCGACGAGGCGGCGTGGGAGGCGCTGCTCGACGGCTTCGACGTCGTCGACCGGTTCGCGTTCGACTACGGGCTCGCGCTCGACGACCAGCCGCTACCCGAGACCATGGCGACGGGGACGGTCGTCGGCACGAAGGGGCGACTCCTCGTCCTGGAGCGGGCGGGAGGCACCTACGCCGTGGACGCCCGTGACCTGGTGGGCTACGAGCTTCGGGAGGGCGCGAGCGAGCGCGAACTGCAGTCGAGCCTCTCGCGGTTCTAG
- a CDS encoding phosphatase PAP2 family protein codes for MVPLPPETLFVGGVFLASALALAVGTAVFLPDRTLRSLAREFLSTDWKYIGVAWAVTYAVNEVARRFHADRMFTESVYEVEGTAVAVFQTVTSPRLTLFFTGAYLVGFPFVVLFTYFKLKAHDEQEAHRYALAYVALVLLAVPFFLLFPVRIPSLYVAEVRPLMLDVSPVVRAGIFATDTLVKAFPSLHTGLSVLAALYARSVGGRYARFAAVLAFVVVLSTLYLGVHWLTDALFATMLVAPAYYLSRRVDPDRVLRLPARR; via the coding sequence ATGGTCCCCCTCCCTCCAGAGACGTTGTTCGTCGGCGGCGTGTTCCTCGCCAGCGCCCTCGCGCTGGCGGTGGGTACCGCCGTCTTCCTCCCCGACCGCACGCTCCGCTCGCTGGCGCGCGAGTTCCTCAGCACCGACTGGAAGTACATCGGGGTCGCCTGGGCGGTCACGTACGCCGTGAACGAGGTCGCCCGTCGGTTCCACGCCGACCGGATGTTCACCGAGTCCGTCTACGAGGTGGAAGGCACCGCGGTCGCCGTCTTCCAGACGGTCACGTCGCCGCGATTGACGCTGTTCTTCACCGGCGCGTACCTCGTGGGCTTCCCGTTCGTCGTGTTGTTCACCTACTTCAAGCTGAAGGCGCACGACGAGCAGGAGGCGCACCGCTACGCGCTCGCGTACGTCGCGCTGGTGCTGCTCGCGGTGCCGTTCTTCCTGCTCTTTCCGGTCCGCATCCCCAGCCTCTACGTCGCGGAGGTCCGGCCGCTCATGCTCGACGTGAGTCCCGTCGTCCGCGCCGGTATCTTCGCGACCGACACGCTCGTGAAGGCCTTTCCCAGCCTCCACACCGGGTTGTCGGTACTCGCGGCGCTGTACGCGCGGTCGGTCGGCGGTCGGTACGCGCGCTTCGCGGCCGTCCTCGCGTTCGTCGTCGTCCTCTCGACGCTCTACCTCGGCGTCCACTGGCTGACGGACGCGCTGTTCGCGACGATGCTCGTCGCGCCCGCGTACTACCTCTCGCGGCGCGTCGATCCCGACCGGGTCCTCCGGTTGCCGGCGCGCCGTTAG
- a CDS encoding restriction endonuclease: MNGSHDGRAEALQRLAPERFAEVVREFAVARWDGWSVEVAPPTPAGGIDVRLARDGEHRLLHVRHYPPSSRVDATVVRDLVALRSERDVDRVSLATTSTVSPEAERVARAAGIDLLDGAALARVMADVGVEVPDAESEEPMPASAVPALAYWPDHLIERVVGVLARLDRAAPDDQRVTRTSTYTDVDYYHPDVRGLFAKARITDHSFLAYVRIDGRLRPVVRLSVHQHDTPYDPEEELSTAIRRAL; encoded by the coding sequence GTGAACGGCAGTCACGACGGTCGCGCCGAGGCGCTCCAGCGGCTCGCTCCTGAACGGTTCGCCGAGGTCGTCCGCGAGTTCGCGGTCGCCCGGTGGGACGGTTGGTCGGTCGAGGTCGCGCCGCCGACGCCCGCGGGCGGCATCGACGTCCGACTCGCGCGAGACGGCGAGCACCGCCTCCTGCACGTCCGCCACTACCCCCCGTCGAGCCGCGTCGACGCGACCGTGGTTCGCGACCTCGTCGCGCTCCGGTCGGAGCGGGACGTCGACCGCGTCTCGCTGGCGACGACCTCGACCGTCTCCCCGGAGGCCGAACGGGTGGCGAGGGCGGCGGGGATCGACCTCCTCGACGGGGCGGCGCTGGCGCGGGTGATGGCCGACGTCGGCGTCGAGGTCCCGGACGCCGAGTCGGAGGAGCCGATGCCGGCGTCGGCCGTCCCCGCCCTCGCCTACTGGCCGGATCACCTGATCGAACGCGTCGTCGGCGTCCTCGCGCGCCTCGACCGGGCGGCACCCGACGACCAGCGCGTGACGCGGACGAGCACGTACACGGACGTCGATTACTACCACCCCGACGTTCGCGGGCTGTTCGCGAAGGCCCGCATCACGGACCACAGCTTCCTCGCGTACGTCCGCATCGACGGCCGCCTCCGGCCGGTCGTGCGCCTGTCGGTCCACCAGCACGACACCCCCTACGACCCGGAGGAGGAACTCTCGACAGCGATTCGGCGGGCGCTCTGA
- a CDS encoding BsuPI-related putative proteinase inhibitor gives MLRGDLTATADGGVTFAFTVENAGDEPVSLTFSDAARADFVVDDERWRWSDGRLFAQVLGEETLAPGESRTYEAEWPDPDPGTHEARAELLAREHDCEARTRFEI, from the coding sequence ATGCTCCGAGGCGACCTCACGGCGACCGCTGACGGGGGGGTGACGTTCGCGTTCACCGTCGAGAACGCCGGCGACGAACCCGTTTCGCTCACCTTCTCGGACGCCGCGCGCGCCGACTTCGTCGTGGACGACGAGCGCTGGCGCTGGAGCGACGGGCGGCTGTTCGCGCAGGTGCTGGGCGAGGAGACGCTCGCGCCGGGGGAGTCGCGGACCTACGAGGCGGAGTGGCCCGACCCCGACCCGGGGACCCACGAGGCGCGCGCGGAACTCCTCGCCCGCGAGCACGACTGCGAGGCGCGGACGCGGTTCGAGATCTGA
- a CDS encoding NAD-dependent epimerase/dehydratase family protein produces the protein MQLSGRRVVVTGGAGLVGSRLAARLVPDNDVLVVDDLSNGVRASVPDAVTFVEGDLTDPSVVADAVTEDVDLVCHLAAADKYVDTDRPRAQFETNTAITYALLERMEAVGVANLAFTSSCTVYGEAGEPTPEDYGPLEPISVYGATKLAEESVLSAYAHSRGFTVWTFRFANIVGPRFGAGVVPDFVEKLRADPETLTILGDGEQEKSYMHVAECVAAMCHVVERAEGDLNVYNLGTRDTTSVTRVADIVSEEMGLDPRYEYTGGDRGWVGDVPRVSLPIDRLAELGWEPELSSDESVRRATRELLARAD, from the coding sequence ATGCAACTCAGCGGCCGGCGCGTCGTCGTCACGGGTGGCGCGGGGCTCGTCGGCTCTCGCCTCGCCGCGCGCCTCGTGCCCGACAACGACGTCCTCGTCGTCGACGACCTCTCGAACGGCGTCCGCGCGTCCGTCCCGGACGCGGTGACGTTCGTCGAGGGGGACCTCACCGACCCGTCCGTCGTCGCGGACGCCGTCACCGAGGACGTCGATCTCGTCTGTCACCTCGCTGCGGCCGACAAGTACGTCGACACCGACCGCCCGCGCGCGCAGTTCGAGACGAACACGGCCATCACGTACGCGCTCCTCGAACGCATGGAGGCGGTGGGCGTCGCGAACCTCGCGTTCACCTCCTCGTGCACCGTCTACGGCGAGGCGGGCGAACCCACCCCCGAGGACTACGGCCCGCTCGAACCGATCAGCGTCTACGGCGCGACGAAACTCGCCGAGGAGTCCGTCCTCTCGGCGTACGCGCACAGCCGCGGCTTCACGGTGTGGACGTTCCGCTTCGCGAACATCGTCGGGCCGCGGTTCGGCGCGGGCGTCGTCCCGGATTTCGTCGAGAAACTTCGCGCCGACCCCGAGACGCTCACGATCCTCGGCGACGGCGAGCAGGAGAAGTCCTACATGCACGTCGCGGAGTGCGTCGCGGCGATGTGCCACGTCGTCGAGCGCGCCGAGGGGGACCTCAACGTCTACAACCTCGGAACGCGCGACACGACGAGCGTCACCCGCGTCGCCGACATCGTGAGCGAGGAGATGGGCCTCGACCCCCGCTACGAGTACACCGGCGGCGACCGCGGCTGGGTCGGGGACGTCCCGCGGGTGTCTCTCCCCATCGACCGCCTAGCCGAACTCGGGTGGGAGCCGGAGCTGTCGAGCGACGAGTCCGTCCGCCGCGCGACCCGCGAGTTACTCGCGAGGGCGGACTGA
- a CDS encoding pentapeptide repeat-containing protein — protein sequence MWPPPRLKSLPSASLSSASLSSASLSSASLSSASLSSAPLSKALLAPERIPAI from the coding sequence ATATGGCCACCGCCCCGCCTAAAGTCGCTTCCGTCCGCCTCGCTCTCGTCCGCCTCGCTCTCGTCCGCCTCGCTCTCGTCCGCCTCGCTCTCGTCCGCCTCGCTTTCGTCTGCCCCGCTTTCGAAAGCCCTACTCGCGCCCGAGCGAATTCCGGCAATATGA
- a CDS encoding tRNA (cytidine(56)-2'-O)-methyltransferase, which produces MNDHEVAVLRLGHRPGRDNRMTTHVGLTARALGADRVVLTGNATQSRETIEDITARFGGPFVVEQTEEPKRVVSEFPGSVVHLTMYGLPVQDVAADIRADHRAGPLLVVVGAEKVPFDVYERADWNVAVTNQPHSEVAGLAVFLDRLFEGRELEREWTDATHRVIPKATGKRVEPVGSDDGGE; this is translated from the coding sequence ATGAACGACCACGAAGTCGCCGTCCTGCGTCTCGGTCACCGTCCCGGGCGGGACAACCGGATGACGACCCACGTCGGCCTCACGGCCCGGGCGCTCGGGGCCGACCGCGTCGTCCTCACCGGGAACGCGACGCAGTCGAGAGAGACCATCGAGGACATCACCGCCCGCTTCGGCGGCCCGTTCGTCGTCGAGCAGACCGAGGAGCCGAAACGCGTCGTCAGCGAGTTCCCCGGGTCGGTCGTCCACCTGACCATGTACGGCCTCCCCGTACAGGACGTGGCGGCCGATATCCGCGCCGACCACCGGGCGGGACCCCTCCTGGTCGTCGTCGGCGCGGAGAAGGTCCCCTTCGACGTGTACGAGCGGGCCGACTGGAACGTCGCCGTCACCAACCAGCCCCACTCCGAGGTGGCGGGCCTCGCGGTCTTCCTCGACCGCCTCTTCGAGGGCCGGGAACTCGAACGGGAGTGGACGGACGCGACCCACCGCGTGATCCCGAAGGCGACTGGGAAGCGGGTGGAACCGGTCGGGTCGGACGACGGCGGCGAGTAG
- a CDS encoding methyltransferase domain-containing protein, which produces MNEVYDAEAARREEAVYRTQAAAERRRRVREALDLDGGETVLSLGPGPGFEPAELAAAVDVRSVIGVERSEAMLALAAERCASDDAVSLIAGEATALPLPDGTVDAALSVQVYGYVDALDDALVELARVLRPGGRAVVYATDWETLVWRVGDPDLAERVYDAWDGHCARPRLGSALAAPLRNAGLRVEYVEPYAICNASLENTFAGRLVPAVREHTADVLDRATADAWTGAVRDRERAGETFFCLTGSLYRVTKPR; this is translated from the coding sequence ATGAACGAGGTGTACGACGCGGAGGCGGCCCGCCGCGAAGAGGCCGTCTATCGCACGCAGGCGGCCGCGGAGCGTCGCCGTCGCGTCCGCGAGGCGCTCGACCTCGACGGCGGGGAGACCGTGCTCTCGCTCGGTCCGGGTCCCGGATTCGAGCCCGCGGAACTGGCGGCCGCGGTCGACGTGCGATCCGTGATCGGCGTCGAGCGCAGCGAGGCGATGCTCGCGCTGGCGGCCGAGCGGTGCGCGTCGGACGACGCGGTGTCGCTGATCGCGGGCGAGGCCACGGCGCTCCCGCTCCCCGACGGAACCGTCGACGCCGCGCTCTCGGTGCAGGTGTACGGGTACGTCGACGCGCTGGACGACGCGCTCGTGGAACTCGCGCGGGTCCTGCGCCCCGGCGGACGGGCGGTGGTCTACGCGACCGACTGGGAGACGCTCGTCTGGCGCGTCGGCGATCCCGACCTGGCAGAGCGGGTGTACGACGCGTGGGACGGTCACTGCGCGCGGCCCCGACTCGGCTCGGCGCTGGCCGCGCCGCTTCGGAACGCTGGTCTCCGGGTAGAGTACGTCGAGCCGTACGCTATCTGCAACGCGAGTCTGGAGAACACCTTCGCCGGGCGATTGGTGCCCGCGGTCCGGGAGCACACCGCGGACGTGCTGGATCGAGCTACGGCCGACGCGTGGACCGGTGCCGTCCGGGACCGCGAGCGCGCCGGCGAGACGTTTTTCTGCCTGACGGGGTCGCTCTATCGGGTCACGAAGCCGCGCTGA
- a CDS encoding FAD-binding oxidoreductase produces MAKAGRPRREESRGELTGEEIAAFEAGFGGEVIRPDDPGYDEARRIWNGMIDKRPALIARCRGPADVAAAVNFARERDLPVAIRGGGHNVAGTALCDDGIVVDLSEMDGVRVDPEARTVRAEGGATLGDVDRETQAFGLATPLGVVSETGIAGLTLNGGIGHLRRKYGLSCDNLASVDVVTADGEIRTASAEREADLFWALRGGGGNFGVVTSFEYDLHEVGPEVYGLFVVHHGDVAIEAIERFREYAASASRSASVLPFYGFVPELEEFPEDAWGEPMVVFLGCYDGETDDAVSEFRDLRTLAEPIVDFSGPMPYTELQSMLDEDYPDGNYYYWKATYLTDLDDDVIEYVVRRGEESPSALSTVDLWHLGGAIGDVAPDATAFWHREKPYMLTFEANWDDPDDSDANVEWVRESIAGVREMPVAAGGYGNFPGFHEDPALELFGGNYDRLVEVKTEYDPGNLFRLNQNVPPRAGEP; encoded by the coding sequence ATGGCTAAAGCTGGCAGACCACGGAGAGAGGAATCGAGAGGAGAACTCACCGGGGAGGAGATAGCGGCCTTCGAGGCGGGGTTCGGCGGTGAGGTCATCCGCCCCGACGACCCGGGCTACGACGAGGCGCGGCGGATCTGGAACGGCATGATCGACAAGCGTCCCGCGCTCATCGCCCGGTGTCGGGGGCCCGCCGACGTCGCGGCGGCGGTGAACTTCGCGCGGGAGCGCGACCTGCCGGTGGCGATCCGCGGCGGGGGGCACAACGTGGCCGGGACGGCCCTCTGCGACGACGGGATCGTCGTCGACCTCTCGGAGATGGACGGCGTGCGCGTCGATCCCGAGGCTCGGACGGTCCGCGCGGAGGGCGGCGCGACGCTCGGGGACGTCGACCGGGAGACGCAGGCGTTCGGCCTCGCCACGCCGCTCGGCGTCGTGAGCGAGACGGGCATCGCCGGCCTGACGCTCAACGGGGGGATCGGCCACCTTCGCCGGAAGTACGGGCTGTCGTGCGACAACCTCGCGTCCGTCGACGTCGTCACGGCCGACGGCGAGATCCGGACCGCGAGCGCCGAGCGCGAGGCGGACCTGTTCTGGGCGCTGCGGGGCGGCGGCGGCAACTTCGGCGTCGTCACCTCCTTCGAGTACGACCTCCACGAGGTCGGCCCCGAGGTGTACGGCCTCTTCGTGGTGCACCACGGCGACGTCGCGATCGAGGCCATCGAGCGGTTCCGCGAGTACGCGGCGTCCGCCTCGCGGAGCGCGAGCGTCCTCCCGTTCTACGGGTTCGTCCCCGAACTGGAGGAGTTCCCGGAGGACGCGTGGGGGGAGCCGATGGTCGTCTTCCTCGGGTGTTACGACGGCGAGACGGACGACGCCGTCTCCGAGTTCCGCGACCTCCGGACGCTGGCCGAACCGATCGTCGACTTCAGCGGCCCCATGCCGTACACCGAACTGCAGTCGATGCTCGACGAGGACTACCCCGACGGGAACTACTACTACTGGAAGGCGACGTACCTGACGGACCTCGACGACGACGTGATCGAGTACGTCGTGCGCCGCGGGGAGGAGAGCCCGTCGGCGCTGTCGACGGTCGACCTCTGGCACCTCGGCGGGGCGATCGGCGACGTCGCGCCGGACGCGACCGCGTTCTGGCACCGGGAGAAACCCTACATGCTCACCTTCGAGGCGAACTGGGACGATCCCGACGACAGCGACGCGAACGTCGAGTGGGTCCGCGAGAGCATCGCCGGGGTCCGGGAGATGCCGGTCGCGGCCGGCGGCTACGGCAACTTCCCCGGGTTCCACGAGGACCCCGCGCTGGAACTCTTCGGCGGGAACTACGACCGGCTGGTCGAGGTGAAGACCGAGTACGACCCGGGGAACCTGTTCCGGTTGAACCAGAACGTCCCCCCGAGGGCCGGCGAACCCTGA